The sequence CGAGCACGCCCACCAGCAAATTGGCAGCGCCCAACTCAACGACGATTTCAGACAGGGATGGAGCGAGGCTGACCACGCGCTGCACAGCGCCGGCCGACACGCTGACGGCCAGCAGCAAAACCGCCAGCCAAGCGCGCATCAACCCAACTGACGCGGAATGCGGTAGAGGTAGAACAGCACCAGGGTCGACAGCGCCAATAGAAACAGCGGCACCGCTTCCAGGCCGACGAATACCGCCAGCGCGCCGATCCAGGCCGGCAACGCAGCAATCAGCAACGCCATGCGCCGACGGGCCGCCAGAGTGATCCAGGCAGCCGGCTCTTCAGGGGTATCGAGGGCTTTTTGCGTATTGATCAGCGCGTGTTTATAGCCATTGAAATAGCGCAGGCTGACAAACATCGACGCCACCCCGGCGATAAACAACGGCATGGCCAGCACCGGCAACAGCGGCTCGGTCTTGCCAAACACCAGGTTGATCACGAACAACGGCAGCAGCGCCAGGGCCAGGTACTGCCACCAGTTGACGGAAAGTCGCCGCCGGACTTGGCCACGGGTCACGCCCGGTCGGCCTCGCCCTGATGTTCGTTGCCCATCATGTGGTCAAGCTTGCTGGCCTTGGTAGCCAGGTAGAGCTTGTTGTGCGGGTTGTGGCCGGTGTGCAGCGGCACACGCTCGGCAACGGTGATGCCCATGTCCGTCAAGGCTTTGACCTTGCGCGGGTTGTTGGTCATCAAGCGCAGGGACTTGACGCCCAGGTGCTCAAGCATCGGCAGGCAGATGGCGTAGTCACGCTGATCGGCGGCAAAGCCCAGGCGCTCGTTGGCTTCAACGGTGTCGGCGCCGCCGTCTTGCAGCTCGTAGGCGCGAATCTTGTTCAACAGGCCAATGCCACGGCCTTCCTGGCGCAAATACAGCAACACGCCACGGCCTTCGCGGGCAATGGCCTGCATTGCGGCTTCCAACTGCGAGCCACAGTCACAACGCTGGCTGAACAAGGCATCGCCGGTCAGGCATTCGGAGTGCAAACGACCGAGCACTGGGGCGCCGTCGGCCACATCACCCAGGCTGAGGACGACATGTTCGCGCCCGGTGGCTTCTTCAAGAAAACCGTGCATGGTGAACTGGGCAAAGGGGGTAGGCAGCTTGGAAGCGGCGACGAAAACGACGGGCACCGTGTGCTCCTGATTTCAAATTACACAGAGGCGTGCATTGTAACAGCACGTTCCTACAGACGCTTAAGCTGAATTATCGCTGATAAAGATCAATACGTTTGATTGGCCTTTGTCCTGGTTCTATGGGCGTCAGAACGGGTACGGCTGGTTCCAGCGCTCGAAAATAGGCTTCAACTCGCCATTTTTCACCAGGACCTCCATGCGCAGGTCAAACAGCGTGCGCAGTGCCTGGCCCCGTTCATTGTCGGCAAACCCGAGGAACAACGGCAGTTCGGCGATATGAGTGAGTTTGAACAGTGAGGGGTCAGGAGCCTGAACCAGGAGGAAGCGCGCCTCGGTCAGGGCGTCGATATAGAAGTCAGCGCGCCCGTACTGCAGCATCGACAAAATGCCGTTGCGACGCTCGATCTGCTTGAAGGTGTGGATATTGGGCAAGTACTCGTTGTACTTATAGCCCCGCACCCAGGCGAGGCGGTAGGTGCCCAAGGTGGCCAAGGTCGGTGCCGGGGTGGTCGCCAACCCCAGCGCATAAATATGATCGGAATCGAAGTTCCAGTGAGGGTACAACACACCCGTGGCTTCATCACGGTAGGAGCCGACCCACGCATCCACCTCGCCCCGCTGGGCCAGACCGACCGAACGCGTGTACGGTTCGGTACGCGCCTGAACCTTGACCCCAAGCGGCTCAAAGATGTGTCGCAATACATCCCAGGCCAGACCGCTGCCGTCGGCGTTGGTGTAGTCGTTCCAGGCTTCGCTGGCCAGACGGATCTCACTGGGCACCACAGGAATTTCATCCGCCCACACCGAAGACACCCCTACACACAGCAGGATCAACAGCCAGCGGCGAACATCCATATCAATGACCTCACGTAAAACACCACACATGCCGAGCATCAGCCAATAGCACTACGTAACGCAACAAAGGGTAGCGCAACCGGCGGCCCTCAGGCACCCGAGGCCTTGGGCAGGGTGACCGGTTACAGCGTCTCGCGAAAATGCTGATAACCGCGAATGGCGGGAGTGATGTCTTGCCCGGCGGCATCCAGCAGGGCCACGCCCTGTCCCGGTACCACACGGCCGATCACATGAATCGGCCAACCGCCGGCCAGCAACGGCGCCAGCTCCGCAGGTGGCAAGGTGAAGGCCAGCACGTAGTCGTCGCCACCGCTCAAGGCCGCGTCACGGGCGCCATCGTCGCCCAGAAACGCCAGCAGCGGCGCGGACAACGGCAGTTTCTGCCGCTCGATGAGCAAACTGACCGATGAGGCCTTGGCGATATGCCCGCAATCGGCCAAAAGACCGTCGGAAATATCCAGCGCGGACGTAGCCTTCCCGCGTAAAGCCAGGCCCAAGGCCAACTGTGGTTGCGGCGACCAATAGTGAGCGAGCAGCGGCTCAGCAATGGATGCCTCCGCGCTGCGTTGCCCCAGCACCAGCGGCAAGGCACCGGCGGCATTACCCAGTTCACCGCCAACACACAGCAGGTCACCCGGCCGCGCGCCGCTACGAGTCAACGCCAACCCCGCCGGCACCCGGCCAAACACCGTCAGGGTCAGGCTCAGCGGCCCACGGGTGGTATCACCGCCCACCAGGCCCACCCTGCAACTCTGCGCCATGGTGTTCAAACCCTGGGCATAGCGTTGCAGCCAATCGGCATCAACCGTCGGGGAGGTCAGAGCAAGGGTAAAGGCAAGCGGATGGGCGCCCATGGCCGCCAGATCGCTGACTGCCACGGCCAGCGAGCGCTGGCCGAGCAGAAACGGATCGCAGGGGTCGGCAAAATGCACGCCAGCCACCAGGGTATCGGTGGAAATCGCCAGCTGTTCCCCAGGAGGAACCGCCAGCAAGGCGCAGTCATCGCCGATCCCCAGTGCAATGCCTTCGCCGCCTTGCGCACAGGGCGCGGCAGCGAAGTATTTGCGGATCAGCTCAAACTCGCCCATGGCTGATACAAGCGCTGATTAGCGCTTGTACGCCTTCACTTCGGCTTCACGCAGGCGCGGGGCCAGCTTGTCGAGCACGCCGTTGACGAACTTGTGACCGTCGGTAGAACCGTAGACTTTCGCCAGTTCGATGCCTTCGTTGATCACCACGCGGTACGGAACGTCGACGCGCTTGAGCAGCTCCCAGGTGGACAGGCGCAGTACGGCCAGTTCAACCGGGTCCAGCTCTTCGATGGTCAGGTCCAGGCACGGCGTCAATGCAGCGTCGATCTCCGGCAAGTTGGCCGGAACGCCGTGCAGGATGTCGTGGAAGTAGCTGGCATCGGCCAGGCTGAAATCGTTGTCGACGCGAAACTGTGCCTCGATTTCGTTCAGCGAGGTTTTCGCCATGTGGCGCTGGTACAGCGCCTGGGTCGCGAGCTGACGCGCCGCACGACGCTTTTCGCTCTTCGATGGCTTGCCGGCGTCTGCTGGGCGCGGGTCCTGGGGGTTGAACTGATCGCTGTCGTCGCTAATCACTTGGCCTCCAACTGCGCCAGCAGGCTGACCATTTCCAGGGCGGACAGGGCAGCTTCGGCACCTTTGTTACCGGCCTTGGTGCCGGAACGTTCGATGGCTTGCTCGATGGAATCAACGGTCAGTACGCCAAAGGCGACCGGCACGCCGAACTCCATGGACACCTGGGCCAGGCCCTTGGTGCATTCGCCAGCCACGTATTCGAAGTGCGGAGTACCGCCACGAATGACCGCGCCCAGGGCGATGATCGCCGCGTATTCGCCTTGTTGTGCAACTTTCTGCGCAACCAGTGGAATTTCGAAGGCGCCAGGGGCACGGATAAGGGTGATGTCGCTTTCGCTCACACCGTGGCGAACCAGGGCGTCCACGGCACCGCTTACCAGGCTTTCAACCACAAAGCTGTTGAAGCGGCCAACCACTAGGGCATAGCGGCCTTTGGGGGCGATGAAGGTACCTTCGATGGTCTTCAGGGTCATTC is a genomic window of Pseudomonas sp. ADAK18 containing:
- a CDS encoding ABC transporter substrate-binding protein, with protein sequence MDVRRWLLILLCVGVSSVWADEIPVVPSEIRLASEAWNDYTNADGSGLAWDVLRHIFEPLGVKVQARTEPYTRSVGLAQRGEVDAWVGSYRDEATGVLYPHWNFDSDHIYALGLATTPAPTLATLGTYRLAWVRGYKYNEYLPNIHTFKQIERRNGILSMLQYGRADFYIDALTEARFLLVQAPDPSLFKLTHIAELPLFLGFADNERGQALRTLFDLRMEVLVKNGELKPIFERWNQPYPF
- the ribE gene encoding 6,7-dimethyl-8-ribityllumazine synthase; its protein translation is MTLKTIEGTFIAPKGRYALVVGRFNSFVVESLVSGAVDALVRHGVSESDITLIRAPGAFEIPLVAQKVAQQGEYAAIIALGAVIRGGTPHFEYVAGECTKGLAQVSMEFGVPVAFGVLTVDSIEQAIERSGTKAGNKGAEAALSALEMVSLLAQLEAK
- the ribA gene encoding GTP cyclohydrolase II, producing the protein MPVVFVAASKLPTPFAQFTMHGFLEEATGREHVVLSLGDVADGAPVLGRLHSECLTGDALFSQRCDCGSQLEAAMQAIAREGRGVLLYLRQEGRGIGLLNKIRAYELQDGGADTVEANERLGFAADQRDYAICLPMLEHLGVKSLRLMTNNPRKVKALTDMGITVAERVPLHTGHNPHNKLYLATKASKLDHMMGNEHQGEADRA
- the thiL gene encoding thiamine-phosphate kinase, translating into MGEFELIRKYFAAAPCAQGGEGIALGIGDDCALLAVPPGEQLAISTDTLVAGVHFADPCDPFLLGQRSLAVAVSDLAAMGAHPLAFTLALTSPTVDADWLQRYAQGLNTMAQSCRVGLVGGDTTRGPLSLTLTVFGRVPAGLALTRSGARPGDLLCVGGELGNAAGALPLVLGQRSAEASIAEPLLAHYWSPQPQLALGLALRGKATSALDISDGLLADCGHIAKASSVSLLIERQKLPLSAPLLAFLGDDGARDAALSGGDDYVLAFTLPPAELAPLLAGGWPIHVIGRVVPGQGVALLDAAGQDITPAIRGYQHFRETL
- a CDS encoding nuclear FMR1 interacting 1 family protein, producing the protein MTRGQVRRRLSVNWWQYLALALLPLFVINLVFGKTEPLLPVLAMPLFIAGVASMFVSLRYFNGYKHALINTQKALDTPEEPAAWITLAARRRMALLIAALPAWIGALAVFVGLEAVPLFLLALSTLVLFYLYRIPRQLG
- the nusB gene encoding transcription antitermination factor NusB is translated as MISDDSDQFNPQDPRPADAGKPSKSEKRRAARQLATQALYQRHMAKTSLNEIEAQFRVDNDFSLADASYFHDILHGVPANLPEIDAALTPCLDLTIEELDPVELAVLRLSTWELLKRVDVPYRVVINEGIELAKVYGSTDGHKFVNGVLDKLAPRLREAEVKAYKR